GACCAGCGCCCGGGCGGCACGGCGTACGTCATCGGCGAGGCCGGCCTGACCACCGCGCTCCACGACATCGGCTACATCCTCACCGACCACGAGCCCGACTACGTGGTCCTGGGCGAGACCCGTACGTACAGCTTCGAGGCGATGACGAAGGCGGTCCGCCTGATCAACGCGGGCGCCCGCTTCATCTGCACCAACCCCGACGAGACCGGCCCCTCCACCGAGGGCCCGCTCCCCGCCACCGGCGCGGTCGCCGCACTGATCACCAAGGCCACCGGCAAGAAGCCCTACTTCTGCGGCAAGCCCAACCCGCTGATGATGCGGACCGGCCTGAACGCCATCGGCGCGCACTCCGAGACCAGTGCGATGATCGGCGACCGGATGGACACCGACGTACTGGCGGGCCTGGAGGCGGGCATGCAGACCTTCCTCGTCCTCACCGGCCTGACCTCGGTGGCGGACACCGAGAAGTTCCCGTACCGCCCCACCAAGACGGTCGACTCGATCGCGGACCTGGTCGACCTCGTCTGAGCGGTCCCACCCGTCCGGCCGTACGCGTTCGCCCATCGGGGCGTACGGCGCCTGAGGCGTACGGCTGACAGCGCTGACACGTACGGCGCCGCTCCGGATGCGGAGCGGCGCGCCGCGCGTGAATCTCCTTGACGAGGAGGTTCACCATGCGCAGTGTTCTGATCGCTCTCCGTGCCGCCGGGGTGGCCGTCGCCCTGACGGCGTTGTCCACGGTGGCCGCGCCCACCGCCCTCGCGGGCGAGGAGGACCGAGGCGGCCGGGGCGACCGAGGCGGAAGCATCTCGGTCGACCCGAACCCGGCCCACCCGGGGGCGCAGGTCAAGCTGCGCGTCCACGGCTGCGAGGGCACCCGCGGGTCCGCGAAGTCCTCGGTCTTCGTGAACGACGTCGACCTGTACGGCCGCGACGGCGGCCGCAGCCCGCTCTACGGCGAAGCCCTGATCCGCTCGCACGCCTCACCCGGCTGGCACTCCGTCCGGGTGACCTGCGACGGCCACGACAAGGTCACCGGCTCCATCCAGATCGCCCACCACCGTCCGAGCCACCACGCCTCGCCGGTCTGGCCGGTCCACGCGGGCGGCGGCGGCATGGCGGCCGAGCTCGCGAAGCAGCCGCCGACGTCCGAGCTGGCCGCGACGGACAAGAAGGACCACGGCGGCGACGGCCCGGGCCTGCCGCACACGGTGATCGGCGCCGTCCTCGCCGCCGTGGCCACCCTCGCGGTGGCGGGCCGGGCGCTGACCCTGCGCCGCCGGCGCAGCGGCGAATGAGACCGGTGTGAACGAGCCCAAGGCTTCCCCCGGCGGCCGGCTGCTGACGTTCGCCGCCTGGTCGGTACTGGTGCTCGGGCTATGGCTGTGGGGCCGCCAGCTCACCGGGGTCCCGGCCCCCCTCGCCGGCCAGGCCGGCGGGGCGGTCGGCCCGGTGCTGCCGGCCGCGCGCGCCCCGCTCGCGGGCGCCCTGCCGCAGCGGGTCGACGTGCCTTCCATAGGCATCCAGGCCCCGGTGATCTCCCGGGACCTGGACAAGGACGGCGCGATCGAGGCGCCCCCGTACGAGAGCCCCGGCACGGTGGGCTGGTGGGGCAAGGGCGTCCAGCCGGGCGCGGCCGGAGCGGCGTTGATGGTGGGGCACGTGGACACCCGCTCCAAACCGGCGGTGTTCTACGGTCTGAGCTCGGCGCAGCCGGGCGAG
This genomic window from Streptomyces sp. NBC_01351 contains:
- a CDS encoding HAD-IIA family hydrolase: MAERKPIESWLTDMDGVLIHEGTPIPGADAFIKRLRESGKPFLVLTNNSIYTPRDLQARLSRMGLNVPVENIWTSALATAKFLDDQRPGGTAYVIGEAGLTTALHDIGYILTDHEPDYVVLGETRTYSFEAMTKAVRLINAGARFICTNPDETGPSTEGPLPATGAVAALITKATGKKPYFCGKPNPLMMRTGLNAIGAHSETSAMIGDRMDTDVLAGLEAGMQTFLVLTGLTSVADTEKFPYRPTKTVDSIADLVDLV
- a CDS encoding class F sortase; translated protein: MNEPKASPGGRLLTFAAWSVLVLGLWLWGRQLTGVPAPLAGQAGGAVGPVLPAARAPLAGALPQRVDVPSIGIQAPVISRDLDKDGAIEAPPYESPGTVGWWGKGVQPGAAGAALMVGHVDTRSKPAVFYGLSSAQPGEKVRVVRADGSVAEFTIEDVRVYERDGFDPHKAYGQRVAGRAELRLVTCGGTYDKAAKEYTANVVVSAYLTGAGVRPGTAA